A window of Komagataeibacter medellinensis NBRC 3288 contains these coding sequences:
- the truB gene encoding tRNA pseudouridine(55) synthase TruB translates to MRRKRGRPLDGWLIIDKPLGMTSTQVVGRVRYLFDAAKAGHGGTLDPLATGLLPIAFGKATKTVPYIMDGTKRYHFTLRIGEARDSDDAEGAVTATSSVRPDNAAFEAALAAFRGEIMQVPPVYSALKVGGKRSYDMARAGNAPELAPRPARIDRFELIARPDADTAVFEVESGKGVYMRALARDIALACGTVGHVAALRRLNVGPFDESHAIPLDKIVPSVDNAPAPPDLLLPVATALADIPALALTREEADALSFGQAIDLGLLADRMPEYTDPRSGVVRAMDGARVVGLCRPEGGLLRSVRML, encoded by the coding sequence ATGCGACGCAAACGTGGACGCCCGCTTGATGGCTGGCTGATAATAGACAAGCCATTGGGAATGACTTCCACCCAGGTCGTGGGCCGGGTGCGCTACCTGTTCGATGCGGCAAAGGCGGGCCATGGCGGCACGTTGGACCCGCTCGCGACCGGTCTGCTGCCCATAGCCTTTGGCAAGGCGACCAAGACCGTACCCTATATAATGGATGGCACCAAGCGCTACCATTTCACCCTGCGCATCGGGGAAGCGCGCGATAGTGATGACGCCGAGGGCGCCGTGACCGCAACTTCAAGCGTGCGGCCCGACAATGCGGCGTTTGAGGCGGCACTCGCGGCCTTTCGTGGCGAGATCATGCAGGTGCCCCCGGTTTATTCCGCGCTGAAGGTGGGGGGAAAGCGTTCGTATGACATGGCGCGCGCGGGCAATGCGCCTGAACTTGCGCCCCGGCCCGCGCGTATCGACCGTTTCGAGCTGATTGCCCGCCCTGATGCCGACACGGCCGTGTTCGAGGTAGAATCGGGCAAGGGGGTGTATATGCGCGCGCTTGCACGCGATATTGCGCTGGCCTGCGGCACGGTGGGACATGTGGCGGCGCTGCGGCGGCTGAACGTGGGGCCTTTTGATGAATCCCATGCGATTCCACTGGACAAAATTGTCCCAAGCGTTGACAACGCGCCTGCCCCACCGGATCTGCTTCTTCCGGTCGCGACCGCGCTGGCCGACATCCCGGCGCTGGCCCTGACACGAGAGGAAGCGGATGCCCTGTCATTTGGCCAGGCGATTGACCTGGGCCTACTGGCGGACCGGATGCCGGAGTACACCGACCCCCGCTCGGGTGTCGTGCGTGCGATGGATGGGGCGCGTGTGGTCGGACTGTGCCGCCCTGAAGGCGGCCTGCTGCGATCAGTGCGCATGCTGTGA
- the infB gene encoding translation initiation factor IF-2 has product MSEGNDQDQGKGRLSLRPAGRREVGRTVDAGSVRQSFSHGRSKVVQVEVRKKRGAGAAGNGSGPAGGRAGGRGGRALTAAELATRQRVLEEQRNAAIQREKEAREQEKITILSAAEEARRQEEENARRAEEEARVQADAAAEEEARKRESRSAEKAAPPVVEPEPAGPVVSSVPIPGEVTLAPPMQRLRPLAERAIMPAQPVRPSRPASGAAARPASGATAGAGAGETLRLRSGRAEGGEEERRPSRRPGNATPSRRPSGGAKKNSDNRRAGRIDVQAAIEGDDDKTRSLASVRRQRERERRQAELERLRSDQVRVVRDVVLPETITVQELANRMAARQGEVIKALMKMGVMATVTQSLDADTAELVVQEFGHRVRRVADSDVEIGIEGIEDKVEDLKPRPPVVTVMGHVDHGKTSLLDALRTTDVANGEAGGITQHIGAYQVTLASGSKITFIDTPGHEAFTAMRARGASVTDVVVLVVAADDGVMPQTVEAIKHAKAADAPIIVAINKCDKPGANPDRVRQELLNHEIVVESMGGDTQDVEVSALKRTGLDKLEEAILLQAEILDLKANPDRVAEGSVIESRLDRGRGPVATVLVQKGTLRRSDIVVAGAEWGRVRAMIDDRNRQLADAGPSMPVEILGITGVPGAGEPFVVVENENRAREISEFRQRVIKDRTAAGQTAARGTLDQMLARIQAGAQKEVAVLIKADVQGSAEALEATVQKLEHEEVKIRVLNATVGQITESDVQLAKASGAVVIAFNVRATAQARELAQREGVDIRYYSIIYQVADDVEQLVRGKIAPKHREKFLGYAEIRKVFEITKVGKVAGCYVTEGVVKRGCGVRLLRDNVVIHEGELSQLKRFKDDVKEVARGYECGLSFAGYNDLREGDVVECYEMELVPA; this is encoded by the coding sequence ATGAGCGAAGGCAACGATCAGGATCAGGGTAAGGGACGCTTGTCCCTGCGGCCGGCGGGCCGGAGGGAAGTTGGACGGACGGTAGATGCCGGCTCCGTGCGGCAGAGCTTCAGCCATGGTCGATCAAAGGTGGTTCAGGTCGAGGTGCGCAAGAAGCGCGGGGCCGGGGCTGCAGGTAACGGATCGGGGCCGGCTGGCGGTCGCGCCGGTGGGCGGGGCGGTCGCGCCCTGACGGCAGCGGAGCTGGCGACGCGCCAGCGTGTGCTGGAAGAGCAGCGCAACGCCGCCATCCAGCGCGAGAAGGAAGCGCGCGAGCAGGAGAAGATCACCATCCTCTCCGCCGCGGAAGAAGCGCGCCGTCAGGAAGAGGAAAATGCCCGCCGTGCCGAAGAAGAGGCACGCGTGCAGGCTGATGCCGCCGCTGAGGAAGAGGCCCGCAAGCGGGAAAGCCGGAGTGCCGAGAAGGCCGCTCCGCCCGTAGTCGAGCCTGAGCCTGCCGGGCCGGTTGTCTCTTCCGTACCCATTCCCGGCGAAGTCACGCTTGCGCCGCCGATGCAGCGCCTGCGTCCGCTGGCCGAACGGGCGATCATGCCCGCCCAGCCAGTGCGTCCGTCGCGTCCGGCGTCTGGTGCGGCCGCGCGGCCGGCCAGTGGTGCCACTGCCGGTGCAGGTGCGGGCGAGACCCTGCGCCTGCGCAGCGGCCGTGCGGAAGGGGGCGAGGAAGAACGTCGCCCCAGCCGCCGTCCTGGTAACGCCACGCCAAGCCGTCGCCCCTCGGGTGGTGCTAAGAAGAACAGCGACAACCGTCGGGCCGGTCGCATTGACGTGCAGGCTGCGATCGAGGGGGATGACGACAAGACCCGTTCGCTCGCCTCGGTCCGTCGCCAGCGTGAGCGTGAGCGCCGTCAGGCTGAACTCGAACGCCTGCGCTCCGATCAGGTGCGCGTTGTGCGCGACGTCGTTCTGCCTGAAACAATCACGGTGCAGGAACTGGCCAACCGTATGGCCGCCCGTCAGGGTGAGGTCATCAAGGCGCTCATGAAAATGGGTGTTATGGCAACGGTCACGCAGTCGCTTGATGCGGATACAGCGGAACTGGTTGTGCAGGAATTCGGCCATCGAGTGCGTCGTGTTGCCGATAGCGATGTCGAGATCGGCATTGAGGGCATCGAGGATAAGGTGGAAGACCTCAAGCCGCGGCCGCCTGTCGTGACCGTCATGGGTCATGTCGATCACGGCAAGACCTCGCTGCTTGATGCCCTGCGTACGACCGATGTTGCCAATGGCGAAGCCGGTGGCATTACGCAGCATATCGGTGCGTATCAGGTAACCTTGGCGTCGGGTTCGAAGATCACCTTCATTGATACGCCGGGCCACGAAGCCTTTACCGCCATGCGTGCCCGTGGCGCGTCCGTAACGGACGTTGTGGTGCTGGTTGTTGCGGCGGATGACGGCGTGATGCCGCAAACGGTCGAAGCCATCAAGCATGCCAAGGCAGCCGATGCCCCGATCATTGTGGCGATTAACAAATGCGACAAGCCGGGTGCGAACCCCGACCGCGTGCGTCAGGAACTGCTGAACCACGAAATCGTGGTGGAAAGCATGGGTGGCGATACACAGGATGTCGAAGTCTCCGCGCTCAAGCGCACGGGTCTGGACAAGCTTGAGGAAGCGATTCTGTTGCAGGCCGAGATCCTTGACCTGAAGGCAAACCCGGATCGTGTTGCTGAAGGCTCGGTGATCGAAAGCCGTCTTGACCGTGGTCGTGGTCCGGTTGCGACCGTTCTGGTCCAGAAGGGTACGCTGCGCCGCTCCGATATTGTGGTGGCTGGTGCCGAATGGGGCCGTGTGCGCGCCATGATCGACGACCGGAACCGCCAGTTGGCTGATGCTGGCCCGTCCATGCCGGTTGAAATCCTGGGTATTACCGGGGTGCCAGGTGCGGGTGAGCCGTTCGTGGTGGTGGAAAACGAGAATCGCGCCCGCGAAATCTCCGAGTTCCGCCAGCGCGTGATCAAGGACCGCACGGCTGCTGGCCAGACTGCCGCACGTGGTACGCTGGACCAAATGCTGGCCCGTATTCAGGCTGGTGCGCAGAAGGAAGTGGCCGTCCTGATCAAGGCGGATGTGCAAGGCTCGGCGGAAGCGCTTGAAGCCACGGTGCAGAAGCTGGAGCATGAGGAAGTCAAGATCCGCGTGCTTAACGCCACTGTCGGCCAGATCACCGAAAGTGATGTGCAACTGGCCAAGGCGTCTGGTGCCGTCGTCATTGCCTTCAATGTCCGCGCTACGGCGCAGGCGCGTGAACTGGCGCAGCGTGAGGGTGTGGATATCCGCTACTACTCCATCATTTATCAGGTTGCTGATGATGTGGAGCAGCTGGTCCGCGGTAAGATCGCGCCCAAGCACCGCGAGAAGTTCCTTGGTTACGCCGAAATCCGCAAGGTTTTCGAAATTACCAAGGTGGGCAAGGTCGCCGGTTGTTACGTTACCGAAGGCGTGGTCAAGCGCGGCTGTGGCGTGCGTCTGCTGCGTGATAACGTCGTAATTCATGAAGGGGAGCTGAGCCAGCTCAAACGCTTCAAGGATGACGTCAAGGAAGTGGCGCGCGGTTACGAGTGCGGCCTGTCCTTTGCCGGGTATAATGACCTGCGCGAGGGTGACGTAGTTGAATGTTATGAAATGGAACTCGTCCCGGCATGA
- the rbfA gene encoding 30S ribosome-binding factor RbfA has translation MSESGPAGKLAGHSASGPSQRQLRVAEEVRRVLAEIFARTEFRDPDLADVHITVTEVRISPDLKHATVFVARLGRSDVAELLPALKRVSPFLRTRLSHAVRLRGVPDLHFQPDTALDYAMEVDTMLRQPEVQRDLKED, from the coding sequence ATGAGCGAGAGCGGGCCGGCAGGGAAACTTGCCGGCCATTCCGCGTCAGGCCCCTCGCAGCGCCAGTTGCGCGTGGCGGAAGAAGTCCGTCGTGTACTGGCAGAGATATTTGCCCGTACCGAGTTCCGTGACCCGGATCTGGCGGATGTGCATATTACCGTGACCGAAGTGCGTATTTCACCCGACCTGAAGCATGCCACCGTATTCGTCGCGCGTCTGGGCCGGAGCGATGTGGCCGAACTGCTACCGGCACTCAAGCGTGTCTCGCCGTTCCTGCGCACACGCCTGTCGCACGCAGTGCGTCTGCGGGGAGTGCCTGATCTGCATTTCCAGCCCGATACGGCGCTGGATTACGCCATGGAGGTGGATACCATGCTGCGTCAGCCCGAAGTCCAGCGGGACCTGAAAGAAGACTGA
- a CDS encoding MlaD family protein produces the protein MAERQTTVGAFVLGGALLGVTAIALFGQFHPFSPTNRAMVIFDSPVNGLGVGAPVTFDGVQVGHVDHIAVQFDPQTHQAYIPVTLELEANGARMAGGHGKALDTKELPRLIENGLRAELHMQSFVTGQEEIDLTFDPSVPAKLHPGLTSLIEIPARESDMQKLTDALTALPLKNIANNADAMLVSIRTLADKLDKDIPPLVDSVRATSDHTRVTVDTATDAIRDLDHRMDTTLASINHLADSGTAQLDARGSELHTLLVNSNDTVTEARSALAGLHDITAPSSADRSNIDSSLRDLAAAASALRGFATDVERNPQLLLMGRRN, from the coding sequence ATGGCTGAACGGCAGACCACGGTCGGTGCATTTGTGTTGGGCGGGGCTCTGCTTGGTGTGACCGCCATAGCGCTGTTCGGACAGTTTCATCCCTTCTCGCCCACCAACCGCGCCATGGTCATATTCGACAGTCCGGTCAATGGGCTGGGGGTTGGCGCACCTGTCACCTTCGATGGCGTGCAGGTCGGCCATGTGGACCATATTGCCGTTCAGTTTGATCCCCAGACCCACCAGGCCTATATTCCCGTAACGCTGGAGCTCGAAGCCAACGGCGCGCGCATGGCAGGTGGTCACGGCAAGGCGCTTGATACCAAGGAACTGCCACGCCTGATCGAAAACGGCCTGCGCGCGGAACTGCATATGCAAAGCTTCGTGACCGGGCAGGAAGAAATAGACCTGACCTTCGACCCCAGCGTGCCAGCCAAGCTGCATCCCGGCCTGACCAGCCTGATCGAGATCCCGGCCCGTGAATCGGACATGCAGAAGCTGACCGATGCCCTGACCGCGCTGCCACTCAAGAACATTGCTAACAATGCTGATGCCATGCTGGTCAGTATCCGCACGCTGGCCGACAAGCTGGACAAGGACATCCCACCCCTGGTGGACAGCGTGCGCGCCACATCCGACCATACGCGAGTGACGGTCGATACCGCGACCGATGCCATCCGTGACCTTGACCACCGGATGGACACCACGCTGGCCTCCATCAACCATCTGGCCGATAGCGGCACGGCACAGTTGGATGCGCGCGGCAGCGAACTGCATACCCTGCTTGTCAACTCCAACGATACGGTAACTGAAGCACGCAGCGCACTGGCCGGACTGCACGACATTACGGCCCCCAGTTCCGCCGACCGCTCCAATATCGATTCGTCCCTGCGTGACCTTGCCGCCGCTGCTTCCGCCCTGCGTGGCTTTGCCACCGATGTGGAACGCAACCCGCAACTGCTGCTGATGGGCCGACGCAATTAA
- the rpsO gene encoding 30S ribosomal protein S15 — translation MSITAERRTALIGEYRNAETDTGSPEVQVALLTERIVNLTDHLKTHAKDFHSRRGLLMLVGRRRRLLDYVKRKDQARYETLIKRLGLRR, via the coding sequence ATGTCGATTACTGCTGAACGCCGCACGGCGCTTATTGGCGAATACCGCAATGCCGAGACCGACACGGGCTCGCCGGAAGTACAGGTTGCCCTGCTGACCGAGCGGATCGTGAACCTGACCGATCACCTGAAGACCCACGCGAAGGATTTCCATTCGCGTCGTGGCCTGCTGATGCTGGTCGGTCGCCGCCGCCGCCTGCTGGATTATGTCAAGCGCAAGGACCAGGCCCGTTACGAAACGCTTATCAAGCGCCTCGGCCTGCGTCGCTGA